The Flavobacterium faecale genomic sequence ACTACCCAAAATGGCTAGGTTGCTTAATTGCAGCCTAGCCATTTTTTTTTAGAATAGGGACAACAAATTGATTTTCAACAAAAAAACGCATATAACTTGATTTTGTAATATAAAATCTAGTTTAGAAAAAACTGATTTTCATTTTTTAAGGTCATTGTCTAGTTCATGTCTAGTTGCAAAAAAATTAATCAAAAACAGATTTTATTATTGTCAATGCTTAACAAAAATCACTATTTATTTAACCACAAACCATTATTATGAAAAAAATTACTCTATTATTACTATTGTTTATCTCTACAATCGCATCTGCTCAAACCGTAGCAATTACACAAATTAATGGAACACCTGTAGCAGACTTTTTAGCCGCAACAACGCCTGCACGAACAATCGTTAAGGGACAAGCATACACACTTACAATTACCTACACGGGTTTGGCAGTTGGAAACACAATAGCTGTTAGACCTTTAACTGCTGGATATGGAGCAGTTACAGGATCTGTTAATGCTTCATTTGTAACCACAGCTACAGACGGCACTCAAACGGTATCTTTTAATCCAAATGTATACGTATCAGGAGGCCTTATACAAACCTACCGTTCTATACCATCACCTGCTCAAGGCATACTTAGCTACATAAACAACGTAAGTATATCTGATGGTGGAACACCGCCTCCTACACCAACAATTGAAATTACTCAAATCGACGGTATAGCTACAGAAACTTTTTTAAACACTAACACTAGTCCAACAAGAACTCTAAAAACTAATCAATCTTATGCATTTACCGTGGCATATACAAATGAGACCGTAGGAAGAGCACTATCCGTTAGAGTAATTTCTGGTAGTTATGGTGAAGTTCCTGCTATGACTATTGGTACCGGAAACACCACATCAACAGATGGAACAATGGTTATCAACTGGGCGCCAGCAGCAGAAACAGCTGTCGGAACTCCTGGGCACTTACAGGTATACGATGCAACTGCCAATTTACAAAAATATAATTTTAATGTAAGTGTTAGTAATGCAGCTACAACTCTTGGAAACGAAGCATTCAATAAAACAAAATTAGCTGCTTATTACAACGCTGCTACTAAATCAGTTGTTATAACGGATGAAATTGAAGGAGACTATTTTATTTATGATTTAAGTGGTAAAGCAGTATCAACTGGAAAAGCATCAAGTCAAATTAATGTTTCCACTTTGACATCAGGACTTTATATTTTAACTACCTTAAATCCGCAAGCCTAAAACAAATTAGTTTTGCGGATTTTGTTTATGCATTATTTATAATTTTCGGTTTAATAACTACCTAAAAAAATGTTTATCAGGTTTTACCATAATCCATTTTATGGCAATCTACGTAAATTCATTTTTTACTTTGAAGAACGCTATGGGTATAAGTTAATTTATTTCAAATAAAACATAATATATTGATATACAGTGCTTAAATTTTAACAATCAAACGTAATTATCCCAATTTAGTATAAATATTCAAAATAAAAACAGTTAAATCAGTAACTGATAGGGTTTGTCAGTGAAGAGTTTTAATGTTTTTTGACCACCTTTTTTAATCCATTTAAAAGGAACAACCACAAATCGGAAGATGAATTTTTTTAGACGGAAATTCTTTTCTATGAAAGGGATTTTATGAGCTATTTTTTCTATAAAATACAAATAAAAATTTCGACACATTGCTGTAATAAGCATATAAACGGTGTTTTCCTCTAAGAATGAAAAAGGCAAATTCCCCCAACCAAAATCATTATTCATTTCATCAAATATTTTTTCAGAACCACCTCTTTGATTGTAAAAGCAAACCACTTCTTGGTCGCTCATTTCATTGTCATTGGTTATTATTGCTCTATAAATGAAGTTATCTCCTTGAAAAACATCTATTTGATTATTCTTATTAGCCTCTCTACTTACTACATATCTATAAGTTTTATTTCCGTTGAAAGGTATGTAGTTGACACTAGCTACTTCAAATTCTTTAAAGCCGATGGTTACTTTTTTCCATTTCTTAACAGCTTTAATAGTCTCATTGAGTTCAGAACAGCGTTGCGCACGAATATAAAACAATTCGCTGTTTTCTTGCACAACATCAATAACAGCCTTGGTAAAAGAACCACAATCCATTCGGCTTCTTTTTACACTAATATTGTTAGATTGCAGCATTTTGTAAACATTAGAAAGCGTTTCTTCTTGCTTGAATTTTACATTACAATTGCCATTTCTATTTTCTAAATAAACAATGTTTTTTCCAATAGTTGCAATACCTGGAAAATAACCTCGTAGTTTTTTATAGCCTTTCTTCGCGTCATATTTTTCACAAGCAATAAATTGATTATCAAAATCTAAGTCATAACTTTTTCCTTTTTCTAACTGATTGGTTAACAATAGAATGGATAGGTTTAATTTATTTAAAAAGGGATGATTACTAAACTGATTTTCAACGTTATTTTTACTCAAATGAATTTCTTTGACCAAACTAAGTTCTTTTTGGAGACGCAAAATGGTGTCTGCCGAACAAATTTTCATATTCAAAACATTGGAAAGTTCTGATTTTAAATTTGTTTGAATATCCTCGGCACAATCACCTCCAGAGAACAAAATCATCCAAATATTTTTAATAATATCGTGATATTGGTAAGTGGTTAATAGTGAACGGCTTCCTAAAGAGGATGTGATTAGTTTAGGTAATTCTAATTGATCGAATTCGGAAGATATAAAATTTAATCCGCCAAATGAGTTGATGTTTTCTAAGGATGTTGTAATTTTCACCTTGCTACGAGTTTCACTAAATTTAGTGAAATTTCAGGGAAGAAAAAAGCCTTTAAAGCATTGTTTTTATTGGCTTTTTATTCTTCCTGTTAATAAAGCTTGCGGATTTAAG encodes the following:
- a CDS encoding T9SS type A sorting domain-containing protein codes for the protein MKKITLLLLLFISTIASAQTVAITQINGTPVADFLAATTPARTIVKGQAYTLTITYTGLAVGNTIAVRPLTAGYGAVTGSVNASFVTTATDGTQTVSFNPNVYVSGGLIQTYRSIPSPAQGILSYINNVSISDGGTPPPTPTIEITQIDGIATETFLNTNTSPTRTLKTNQSYAFTVAYTNETVGRALSVRVISGSYGEVPAMTIGTGNTTSTDGTMVINWAPAAETAVGTPGHLQVYDATANLQKYNFNVSVSNAATTLGNEAFNKTKLAAYYNAATKSVVITDEIEGDYFIYDLSGKAVSTGKASSQINVSTLTSGLYILTTLNPQA
- a CDS encoding IS1380 family transposase; the encoded protein is MKITTSLENINSFGGLNFISSEFDQLELPKLITSSLGSRSLLTTYQYHDIIKNIWMILFSGGDCAEDIQTNLKSELSNVLNMKICSADTILRLQKELSLVKEIHLSKNNVENQFSNHPFLNKLNLSILLLTNQLEKGKSYDLDFDNQFIACEKYDAKKGYKKLRGYFPGIATIGKNIVYLENRNGNCNVKFKQEETLSNVYKMLQSNNISVKRSRMDCGSFTKAVIDVVQENSELFYIRAQRCSELNETIKAVKKWKKVTIGFKEFEVASVNYIPFNGNKTYRYVVSREANKNNQIDVFQGDNFIYRAIITNDNEMSDQEVVCFYNQRGGSEKIFDEMNNDFGWGNLPFSFLEENTVYMLITAMCRNFYLYFIEKIAHKIPFIEKNFRLKKFIFRFVVVPFKWIKKGGQKTLKLFTDKPYQLLI